The nucleotide window ATCGTCACGAGTGACCATGGCCAGATGCTCGGTGAGGAGGGGTGGTTCGACCATCACGGCGTCCTCCACCCGAAGGCAGTCGAAGTCCCCTTTTTTGTGGGGGAAGGTGCCGAGTCCGAACTGACCGGGGAGACGGTTCACGGACTCGTTGCCGAGGTGTTCGCTCATCTGACAGATGGGGTGACTCCGGTAATCGGATCGGGTGAGACGCTCGTCGCATCGGACGGCATCGCCCGACAAGTAGACTCAGGGTGGACGCTCGATGAGGGTCCAACGAGTCGCCTTTCGACCGATGATCTGCTCTGTCGGCGGGTCGCTCGTCCTTCGGACTCGCTCACGACCATCTTCGAGTCTCCATGGTCGAGTTCCGAAATCCACGTCAAACAGTACGAACGCTCCGGAGAGGCCGGCCGACAGTTGGTCGACCGCTGTCCGTACGATGGCCAACTTGAGGCGTCCGTGGCCTCGTGGCTCCGGGCCAGTCCCGAGGCCTACGGATCGATCGATTCGACCACCGCCGACCGACTGGATCGGTTGGGATACCTATGAGTGCCGTCTCAGTGATCATTCCCACGCTGGACGAGGCGGACTACATCGAAGAGTCACTCGACGCCACGCTGGCACAGACCGTTTCGGACATCGAAGTGATCGTCGTCGATGGCGGCTCTACCGACGGAACGTGCGAAATCGTTGCCGATCATCCCGATGATCGTATAATACTTCAGGAGAACGGCGATATCGTCGATTCTCTGAATGTCGGGCTGGAGAAAGCGAGCGGTCGATTCGTCGCTCGTGTGGACGCGGACGCCGTGCCCGACCCAACCCGGTTCGAGCGGCAGATCGAACTTCTGGAGCGGAATCCGTCGGTCGGTCTCGTCGGGTGTTTCCTTCGGAAGAAAGATCCCGATACCGGGGCGACGACGCTCCAACGAGAGCCCGTCGAGTCGGCTGCGATCCGCCGACGACTGCCGTTGCACAATCCGATTCCCCACTCGACGTGGATGGTCAGACGAGAGGTGTACGAGACAGTCGGGCGGTATCGGTCGTATCGCTGGGAGGACTACGAACTGCTGAGCCGAGTGATTCAGCAGTACGAAGTCCGAAATCTGGACGCGGCTCTGGTCACCGAATACGATCGGCCTGATAGCATTATCGAAACGACGCCGACCTGGCGGGCCATCCTGGCGAGCGCCGTCTGCGGACTTCTCGTCACTGCGCGCGGTTCTTTCAGTTTTATTGATCGGATACTCTTCGGGCTCCGGATCGGGGTCCTTGCCGGTCGTCGGTTCGCGCGGATCCCCGTCCACACACTTTCGGGCCTCGTGCCCCGGTGACTGGCGGTCTCGTGACTGTCACTCGATATACCCGAGTTGGTCGAGGTTCTGTTCGACGGTCTCGGAGAGATCGTCCCGATCCGCGGAGAGTGACGCCCGTCCGGCCCCGAGGTCGACCGACTGCAGTTCCGCCTCGTGGTCTCGGAGCGCGTCGACGAGCCGGTCGTGAACCTCGGGGTGATCGTCGCTGACGTCCTCGCCCTCCGAACCCATGTGAGCGACGCGGTACAGCGCGGGCGAGCCCTGTTCTGGCTCGACGTACTTCCATGGGCCTTCGCGGATCCCGACTGCTTCGGTGTCGTCACCGTCCACACAGAAGAAGACTGGAGCGTCACTTTCCCGGTCGAGATCGATCAGTGAATCGCCCGCCATCGAATCGGGAGCGTCGATCCCAGCGGCTTCGAGTAGCGTCGGCGCGATGTCGAGATGCTGGACGGGATACTCGTCGACCCGACCAGGCTCCAGTCCCGGTGCGCGGACGATGATCGGGACCTGTGTGAGTGAGCTGTAAACCGGTCCGGCGTGGAAGGGGGCGTACCGCCCGAACGACTCGCCGTGGTCGGCTGTGATTGCCACGACCGTCCCGTCGCCCACAGTGTCCAAGAGCCGTCCGACCTGCTCGTCGGCGCTCCTGACGCCGGCGTCGTAGGCGTCGATCGCCGCCTGTGGTGGCTCCTCTCCGACGGTGATCTGGTCGTGTGGACGGACGACGTGTTCGACGTCGGTGTCGCCACGGATCGCCTCAAGGTGGTCGTCCCACCGCGAGTACGGTGTGTGGGCGTCCATGAGGTGAACCCACGTGAAATGGGGGTCGCCGTCGGCCTGGCGCTGGGCAATCCAGTCGCATGCGGCGTCGACGACATCGCGATCGGTCACCGCCTCACGGTACCCGTCCTCCGTCCCGTCACTCTCGGCCGAGCGCAACGTCTCGACGAGTGGCTCGTAGACGTACTGGCGGAGCACTCGACTGTCGAGGTGACGGTCGACCTGATCTCCGAGTCGCTTGATCAGCGGTTTGGTGGCGGCGAACTCGGCCACACCGTCGTACCGGTCGAACCCCTGGTGGTAGTTGTACTCCCGGGACACGAAGCCGTTGTTCGCGAAGCCACCAGTCGCCCACCCCGCGGCCTGAAACCGCTCTGCGAGCGTCGTTGCGCCCTCCGGGATCCCGAGTCCGTCGATAGCGTGCGGGCAGTAGCCGGTGTGCAGCGCCTGCATCGCCCACCGTGTGTGTGCGGCGTTCGCGTAGCTGTGTTCGAACAGTGTTGCATCGGCAGCGAACCGATCGATGGCGGGCGTCGTCGGACGGTCGTAGCCGTAACAGCCGGTATGATCGGCACGGAGGCAGTCGACCGTGACGAACAGGACGGAGCGCGTGTCGGTCATCCCGTGGGGGTATCACGTCTGGGTTGATATATGGTGCTGGCCGGACTCGATCCGTGCTCACTGCACCGCCTCGACGTAGCCTGCGACGCCGTCAGCGAACAGTTCTCGCACGGTGACGTCCGCCAGCGCGTCGGCCAGAAGCGATCGTCGGCGTTCTTTCAGCACGGAGGGGTGGACGCGCTGGCCACCGGCGGCGAACGCGTACAGTGAGAGGTGATACTCCGATGGGTCGAGTTCCATGTCCGTCCCGGTCGCGATTCGAGCGGTCGCGGCGTCTGTCGCGAGCGTTCGATCGTCGACTGTCCGACCGCCGTTCAGCACGAACACCCGATCGATGGGCGCGTGGTCGACCACGCGGTCGGCCACGGCGTCGGGGACGACGTTTTCCGAGAGGTCGATCGAGAAGGCGTGCAAGAGCGCAGCGGAGAGCAGTTCCGAGCGCGCGATCCACCGCTTGAGTCTGACGCGCCGTCGAGTCCCCGCGGGTAACTGATCGTCTTCGACGGCCGTCCCCGGAAAGACGCCCAGCGTCGCCGGCCAACTGTAGACTGCTCCGTCGTCGTCCACGAGGAGGACGTTGTCGCCCATGAACCCCAGTTCGGCCGACTCGCGAAGCAACGTTAGAATGGTCGAGGTCTTGCCCATTCGCCCCATCGAGGTCAACACCGTCGCGCGTCCGTCTTCGTCGACGACTGCGCCCGCGTGAATCAGTGCGACGCCAGCGTCGAGCAGCGCGGTCGTGAGCACGCCCTCGACGATGTCGTCGATCCCCGACTGGTCCCGAAAGGCCGGCGTGAACACGACCCGTGTCCGATCGGTTCCGAGGCCCCCAATCCGGACGGCGACGGGCGATCGTGTCGGTGTCGAGGGGTACCGGACGGTCACGGTGTCGTCGTCGACCCAAAAGCGGTGACTCGCCAGTCGGCGCGCTCTCGCCGGTGGTGTCGGTGACCAGTCCGGTCGGCGTTCGATCTCGACGACGTGGTCGGCGTCGCCCGACCCGCCAGTGAAGGCCTCGGGAATCGGTACGTCGGCGTTCGTCCGGACGGTCACGAAATCGTGGATGTGGTAGGTCTCAGTCGCGTGCATGGGTCTGGGCGATCTCGTAAATCTCGACGAGGCGGTCGGCGACCGCCGACGGACTGTACTGTTCGTGGATCGTCCGGCGGGCGGCCCTCCCGAGGCGATCGCACGCGTCGGGGTCTGCCCGCAGCGCCCGCAGTCGCTCGACGATCGGGTCGGGCACCCCGGGCGTCACGAGAAAGCCGTTCTCCCCGTCCGTGACGGCATCGGCCATCGAGAGCGTGTCGCTCGCGATGACTGGCCGCCCGGTCGCCATCGCTTCGAGCACCGTGAGTGGTGGATCGATCACTGGCGTGCGCTCGACGCCCAACTCACGGAACGGGAACGTCCAGACGTCGGCGGCGGCGTACGCCGCGCGCTTCTCGGTGTCGGTCAGGTGACCCGTGTGGACGGTGAGGTTGTCGAGGTCACGAACGTCGCGATCCTCGATCTGTTTGGTGACGACGAACAGTTCGACGCCCTCGTCGGCGGCGAATGCGTCGAGTGCCGCTGCGACCTCGAACGGAAATCGGGCTTCGTTCACGTTCCCGAAATAGCCCGCGACGAAGGCGTCCTCGGGGAGACCGAACTGCGCTCGCGCGGTCGATCGGTCGACACCACCGAACCGGTCGAGAAAGACCGGTGGATCGAGACTGTGGCAGTTCGATGACGGAACGCCCATCGCTTCGAGCGCCTCCAGGTCGGCGTCGGTCGTCGAGACGTAGGCGTCGATACGACTGGGGGTGTCGAGTGCGTTCAGCAGTCGACCGTGTTCGACGCCACCGAACGTCTGGGCGACCACGGCTGCGTCGCCCACGAGGTCGTTCACCAGTGCGAACAGGCTGTGACTCGCAAAGCCCAGATGAACCACGTCGGGGTCCTCACGGGCGAGATGTCGGCCGACACGCCAGGCCAGTCTGGCGAACATCACGGCGTCTCGATTGTAGCGATACCCACCGAGGGCCGCGACCAGATCTCCGAGGCGGGATTCGCGCGCGTACGACATCTCGAACTCGGGACTGGGCTCGTCGCCCGGTCTGATCGTCGAGATGCCTCGGACGTCGAGGGCGGCGTGATCGGTGAGCGCTCGCATCTGGTCGCGGGTCAGCACCCGAGTCCCTTCGCTCCACGGCGGGTGGAGGCCGTAGCCGACGACGCACACCTCCGAGAGACTCATCGGACGAGGCGGGTCTTGAGCCCGAACAGCGCCCCCATCACGCGCATGTATCGGGCGCGCATCGGGTGATACTTGTAGGCGGCCATCGACGCGTCGCGCTGTCGTTTCGACCGGTCGCGATTCTGCAGGGCCCTCCGGTACGCCTCGGGTGCACTCACCGTGTCGCCGTCGCGAAGGCGTTCGTTGACCGTCACGGACTGAGGCAACACGGCGGTTCTGACCCGCCCATCGCGGTAGTACTCGCAGGTGTCACGCTCGGCCGTCTCGACCGACCAGTCCGGGCGGAACTCGTTGTGCGTCGTCTCGTGAGAGTGGACCGTCAGTTCGGTCTCCGGGACCTCGACACCGATCTCGTCAAGGTAGGCGTCGAGATGGTCGACGAACGCGAAACAGGCGGTGATGGCGTCCTGCAGGCGTTCGATCAGCAGTGTCTCACGCTCCGCCCGGTCCAGATCGAACCATCGCTCCCGGAGGTCGGTGATCGAGGCGTCGAAGGCGTCCATCACCGGCGTGTCCCGTCCAGTACTGTCGGCAAACAGCATCATATCGTTGCGCAGGGAGTTGAGCCGGTGGACCGCAAAGCGGGTATCGAGATCGACGGGGAACCGCTCGGCAACCACTCCCGGGACGGCCAGATCGAACGCGTCACCGAAGACGATATCGAGGCGGTGGTGATCGATCGATGGGCCCGGGAAGAAGAGGAGTTCGAGAAACTCCATCGGGTAGGTCGTCGTCACCGAGTCGACCAGGTACGCGAGGTAGTTGAATCGATCGCGGTTTTTCTCGTATTCGAGTGACTCGCCGTAGTGGAGGACGAGGTCTTTCGGCATCGGGAGCACGTTGTAGTACTCGGGAAACGCCGATCGAGTGATGACCTCGGGACCGTGGAAAAAGTAGTATTCGTCGGTCTTCGCGGCCGAAATCCCCTCACGAACTGCGGTCGGATCGTCGATTTCGTCCTCGACCACGACGATCAGGTCGACGTCCGAGATTCCTGGCCGGGAGACCTCTCCAGTCCCCGATTCGTAGACGGAGACGACGCCCGAGACGCTGGCGATCCGATCGAGAAACGTGTCGCGAGCGTCCGCGTAGGCTTCCGGGGGCTCGTATCGGGGGTGATCGTAGAACGCGTAGTTCAGATCGGACGATGCGTCCTGCACGGCCGCAGAGGCGATGCGATCTTCAGTCATTCTGACCACTCTTCGAACCGATCGAACAGTCGATCGACGATTCGATCCCACGTGAACTGCTCTTCGATGCGCTGTCGGAGTGCGGGCCCGGTGTCGGCGTCGAATCCGTCGGCCATCGCGTCGGCGAGGCCCTCTGGGTCACCCGGCTCTGCGTAGATGCCGAGGTCACCGAGAACGTCGGGGGCTCCCGCGACGTCGGTCGCGACGACGGTCGATCCACTGGCTGCCGCTTCGAGGACGTTGATCGGACAGCCTTCCGAGTAGGCCGCCGAGACCGCGACGTCACAGGTCTCGAACCAGCCGAGCAGTTCCTCGCGGGGGACCCGCCCCGTCAGCGTCACCACATCCTCGACGCCGAGTTCCTGGATCCGCGTTTCGAGATAGTCGGCATAGCCCGAGTGGCCGTGGCCACCGACGTGGACGATGTGGGCCTCGGCGTCTCGCTCGCGAAGCGCCGGTGCGGCGTCGACCAGCGTGTGGACTCCCTTTCGGGGGATCGCACTGCCGACCGAGACCGCCACGGTGGCGTCCTCCAGGCCGTACGACTCACGAACGTTCTCTGCGGGGGTTTCACGATCGAACTCCGTGAGGTCCACGCCGTTGGGGATGGCGACCACTCGGTCCGGATCGATCCCCATCTCTTCGAGTTCGGGGACCGCCCGCTCGGCGACCGTGTGGACGTGATCGGCAAAGCGGGTGCCGTACTTCTGGATCAGGTGGTCGAGGTAGACACCCGTGCAGTATTTCCACTTTCGGTCGAACGAGGGGTACTCCCGGAACGACCGAATCTCGTTGAGATAGGTCCCGTGCGCGGTTTCGACGAGTGGTGTGTCGACCTTTCCCAGGAGATCCGCGAGCACGGGTAACGTGATGTAGTTGCCGTGCATGTGGATCAGATCGAAATCGTGGGCCTCGTCCAGTTCCGACAGCGTCGGGAGTGCCCGGACTGCGAACGCGAAGATGTTCAGCGGGAAGAGTCGGTCCGAGCGCCGGACCGTCCTGATTTCGACCTCGTCCGAGAGTTCGGGCCGAACGTCATCTTCGTGCTCCTGATCGGTGATCACCCAGTTCTCGACCCCGCGATCGTCGAGTTCGGCAACGATGTTTCGGGCGACGTACGGCACCCCGCCGTGCCGGTTGAACGCCGGTGCGACCGTACAGACCTTCACGCCCGCGGTTTTACCCGGCGGTCCGAAAAGCGTTGCTGTCTGCCCGTCTGGGGGTCACCTGTGCCGGGTAATGTGTCGGCGGACCGACCACGCTCCCCCCGCCGCGAGCGCCGCAACGACGAGCACGACCGGATCGCCGGAGAGATAGAGCCCGGGCGTGGGTGGCCGATAGCCAGAGACGGGCCAGAACAGCGCATACGACGACGTCCCGGTTGGCGTTCGCAACAGCGCGTCCAGCAGGAGATGGCTGGTGACGCCGACGGCCATCCACCTGATGGCGGTCCGCCTGAATCGTCGGCCGACGAGGAGTCCGGCGATCCCGATCGACAGTCCGACGCCGAGGAGGGTGTGCCACCCCAGCACCTCGATCGAACCGCCGACGAGTGCTTCGAGTGGGTCGTCGTCGACGAACAGTCCGACCTTGCTCACGTCGGGGACGATCGCGCCGAAGAGGGCTGCCGTCCGTGCGGCCCGGGAAACGTCGACCGCAAGCGAGACGACGGTCACGCCCGCGTACGCGAACAGGACGTGCGAGAGCAGATCGACCATCAGTCGGCCTCCCGCGGGACGAGTGCGTACGCGTCACGGTCGACGCGCCAGTCTCGAACGATCAGCGCGATCACGATCAGGCCCGCCAGCGCCGATACGCCGTAGGTGTAGTGGTGTTCGGTCTGCTCACGAACGACGATGCCATCTGCAGCGACGGTCCGGTCGGCGGTGACCACGCCCGCCACGTCGAGGTACTGCCCGTCTCGAACTGGCCGGTCGACCCCGGTCAGGCGGATATCGTACGCGCGGTCGTCGATGTCGACGGTGATGAGTAGCGGGTCGGTCGAACTGACCTGTCCGTAGACGACGGCGCGTTCGCCGGTGATGCCACCCTCGACGACGGCCTCGCTGTCGAGGTGTGGGGCCTCCGCGTAGGGGGCTTGCCCGAACCCGATCGGGACCCACAGTTGGACGAGGACGAGGACGACGAGCAGTCCGAGGCGCTTCATCGCGGTCGGAGCTTGTTGGCGAGCAGTTTCGCCGCGACGGGACCGAACACGCGGGGATGGCGGCGGAGCAGATACCAGGTCCATTCGAGGTGGCCACGCGTCACCATCGTGTCGCCAGTCTCCTCGTCGTAGTGGGGGACGACGTCTCGTTCCAACTGGAGCACGCGCCCGCCCTCCTTCTCGACGCGGATCGCGAAGTCCGTATCGCCGCCGTGGTGGCGACGCTCGTCGAACCCGCCGACGCGATTCCAGAGGTCGCGATGGAAGATCATGAGCCGACCGATCACCCATCGCAGTGGGGGAAAGTCCCGGAGCCCGGCCAGCGTCTGCCGATCCATCCGGCCGAGGGTCTCGGCAACCGTCGCCGTCGGAAACTCGATATCGTCGTCAGCGATGACGATCCAGTCGGCGGACGCGGCCCGCACGCCCGCGTTCCGGGCGACGTTCAATCCCTCGTCCCGTCGGACGATCACCTCTGCGTCGTCGGGCACTGTCGCTGGCGTCACCAGCGACTCTCGAACCGTCGGAATAACGACTGAGACGTCGTCGAACTCGACCATACAGATGTCGGGGGTACTCTCGCCGGACAATTATCAGTTACCCGTTGGGGCCTGGTAACACGTTTCGACGGCATCGACGACATCGCCCCATCCTGGCAGATCGGTGGGCGCGACCGGCCTCCCGATCGCCCGCTCGACGGCCGCACCGATCGCTGCTGTGGTCGCTGTCTCGACGGTGACGACGCCTTCCTGATCGGACCAGCCGCCGAGTCCGCCGTGGGTAGTCGTGACACACGGTGTGCCCGCCGCGAGCGCCTCCCCGACGGTCATCCCGTAGGCTTCGAATTCGGAGAGTGTCACGTATGCCGCCGCCCCGGCGTACAGCCCTGGCAAGCGATCGTCGTCGACGTAGCCGAGAAAGTCCACCCGGTCGTCGACGCCCGCCTCGCGAGCGATCCCCTCCAGATCGTCACGGAACGGGCCCGTGCCCGCCACCACCAGGTCGTACTCGGGCACCTCCTCCAGCGCCCGGATCACGTGCTGGACGCCCTTGTAGGCCTCCAGGCGGCCGACCGAGAGCAGGTACGGTCGGTTCCGTCGCTCGGGCTCAGCGGCCGCGAACCGCTTGACGTCGATGCCGTTGGGGATCACCGTCGCGTCGACGCCGAAATCTGTCCGCAGGCGTCCCCGTTCCCACTCGCTAACGGCGATCACCGCGTCGGCCCGTCCCAGCGCCCACCGACCCAGCGGTCGGTACGCCGACAGCAGTCGATCGCGTAGTCCACTCGCACTCTCGCCGTGATAGTGTAGTGTGACCACGAAGCGCACGTCGCGAACGCCGAGCGCAGCCATCGCCAGCGGCAGCGAGTGGTAGTTGTGCGCGTGAACCACGTCGGCGTTCGATCGCCTGACTGCCAGCGCGATCTGCGGGGCGACGTGTACCGCGCCACCGGGAGCGAGCGACCGGAACCGCCGCACGCGAACACCCTCGACCACAGCGTCACTGTCCACATCGCGGCCGGCGTCGGCGCTGAACACCTCGACCTCGTGGCCGCGGTCGGCCAATCGCGTCGCGATCTCGCTGACGTGGGTCTCGACACCGCCTGTCCGGGGTGGGTATCGATGAGTGGCTTGCAGAATTTTCACTCGAAGTCCTCCCGCAGGTCCGTATCGACCTCCCAGGTGCCGTCGCCGTGACCCATCAACAACTTCACGCTCGCGCGCATCAGCGACACCTGTGTGTCGAACAGCGAATACAGCGGCTGGACCGGGCCGAGCCAGTCGCGCTGGCCAATAGCGACGAACCCGGCGAGCGCGAGGAGCACCGCGAGGCCGCCCCGCCCCACGACCGACACCGCCGCCGCGGTCCCGGCGAGCATGGTCACGACCAGTAGCCACGGCGAGACGATCATGAACCACCAGTTGAACGGCAGGACCACGCGCCCGTACGCGCCGTAGCGGCCCAGCGCGTCCCGATGCTGGACCAACAATCGAATCAGGCCCATCCCCCGACGGTCTTTCTGCTGGCGACGCCTGACGAACCCCGAGTGGCTGGCCTCCTTGTACTGGACGGCGGGATCGAAGATCACCCGGTCGCCGCCGCGGCGAATCTTGAGTGCCAACTCGGTGTCGTCGGCCAGCGAGTTCGGGTCGATCGGTCGGATCGAATCCGCTTCGAACGCCGAGAACGGCCCGTGGAAGATCAGCGTCGAGTCGAGGTGTGACTCCAGCTGTTGGATGTGACTCTGGATCCCCCGATAGCCCGCCTCGACGGCGCTCCCGCCGAGCACCTCGACGTTCGTGCCGGTGACGGCCCCGACCGCGGGATCGGCCAGCGCCGCGGTGGCCTCCCGGAGCGCGTCCGGCGCGAGTTTCGAATCGCAGTCGGTCTTGACGACGACCTCGCCGGTCGCCGCGCTGTAGCCGTCGTTGAGCGCCGGCGCGAGACCGCGGCGTTCGGTCTCCTCGATCAGCGTGAGATCTGGCGCGTCTCGATCGGCGAAATACTCACGGACGATCTCGGGGGTCTCGTCGGTCGAGGAGTCGACGACGACGAGTTCGACTCGCTCCATCGGATAGTCCAGCGCGAGCAGGTCGTCGAGTTTCGCCGCGACGATCCCGCTCTCGTCGTAGGTCGGCAAGACGATACTCACCGACGGCGTCCGCTCGACTTTTTCGGTCGGGACGCCCGAGGGCCGAATCCAGGCGTACAGGCCGAGATAGATGGCGTAGGGGGCCCCCGCGAGCGCGAGGAGCGCGACTGTCGCCCCGACGAGCAGTTGCATGCCTCTCCGTACTGGGCTACCCGGCAAAAACACCACCGGACGGTCGTGACCGACTCCCCAGGGAGACGGTAGACGGCTTGGCCCAGGGCCGGTGGTCTGGTGGGGTCGTCGGACGCTCACCACGCGGTGGGTTGTCTTCTATCTCTGAGAGGGTTGTTTCAACATCACCGAATAACTCAAGTAGCGTCGGAGTCTGTTCGAAGACAACGATCACGACCTCGCGGGTGGGGTCGTCGACCCGCCGAGCGGGTGGCAGACACCGGTCTCAGCGACCGGGTGTCCCAACGGCCGCGTCGATCGGTCCGGCGTCTCAACGGGGGACGGGACCGCCACGGCGTGGGTTGGGCCGCCACCGTTCGGGGGTGGCGACGGGGTCGTGACGGAGGACACGATGGGAGCTGTACAACAGCCACAGGCCGAGCCCTCCAGCGAGGATCGCGCCGACACGACCGAACCGAGCGAACAGTATCTCGTCGGCCCAGACAGCGACGTGACGCCGACGATCAGCGTCGTCATGCCGACGTTGAACGAAGCGGGCGGGATCGCGACGTGTATCGAGTGGATCAAAGAGGGGCTCGCAGACGCCGAAACCTACGGCGAAATCGTCGTCAGCGACAGTTCCGACGACCGGACCCCCGAGATCGCCCGCGAGATGGGTGCGATCGTCGTCGAACCCGACGCACCGGGCTACGGCAACGCCTACAAGTATGCGTTCGAGCGCGTGCGTGGGCAGTACGTCGTGATGGGCGACGCCGACACGACCTACGATTTCAGCCAGTTGCCCCGCCTGCTCGAACCCGTCGCGGAGGGCGACGCGGACATCTGCATGGGGTCGCGGCTGAACGGCGAGATCGAGCCGGGTGCGATGCCACTGCTGCACCAGTACGTCGGCAATCCGCTGCTGACGGCGTTTCTCAACGCCTTCTACGACACGAACGTCTCGGACAGCCACAGCGGCTTTCGGGTGTTCGATCGGTCCGTCCTCGACGAACTCGCCCTCGAAACGACGGGCATGGAGTTCGCTTCGGAGATGGTCATGGAGGCGGGCGCGCGCGATCTGACCATCGAGGAGGTGCCGATCACCTACCACGAGCGCGAGGGTGACGCCACCCTGAACAGCTTCCGTGACGGCTGGCGACACGTCCGTTTCATGCTGGTCAACGCCCCGGGGTACCTGTTCTTGTACCCCGGTGCGGCGCTGATCGCGCTCGGGGCAGTCGTGATGGCGCTCGCGGGCACCGGCGTCGCGGTCGGTGACGTCTCCTTCGGGACGCACTCGATCATCGCGGGGAGTCTCTCGACGATCGTCGGCCTTCAGATCGCGAGTTTCGGCGTGTTCGCCCGCCTCGCGGGCAACCCCGTCAACGAACCGCGCGACGCGATCACGACGGCCATCGTCGATCGCCTGCGCCTGGAACACGGCGTCGTCGCCGGCCTCGCCTTGCTCACGGTCGGTGGCGGCTACGGGGCCTGGCTCGTCGGCCGCTGGGCCGCGAGCGGCTTCCAGCGCCTCCCGCTGGTGGGGGCCGACGTGGTCGCCTTTACCGCCATCGTCCTGGGTCTCCAGGCTGTCTTCAGTTCGTTTTTCTTCAGCACGCTGGCGGACGACGCGTAGCGGAGTCCCGGGCACGGTGGTGCGTTCTGGGCACGGTCGTGAGAACTGGGGCAGTGGTGCGTCCTGGGTGGTCTCGGCCACTCACGACGGCCTGGCGCTGTCCTGCGCTGGGTTCGACGACGGCGACGTCCCCGGCCGGCACTCTCGAACTATCGAATCTGATTCTCGGGGGCCAACGACTATGTGGGCCATTGGCAAAGATAGGTCCATGCGTGGACTCGCGGATCCGGACGGGCCGGTGCCAGCGATCGTGACAGTCGCCGTCCTCGGCGTCGTGTACCTCACGGTGCTGTCCGTCTGGACGGTCCTTCGAGCGGGCCGCCAGGGTGGCGACGCGATCGTGCGTCAGGCGGCCCGGGTCGGCCGGTGGCTCCCGACTCCGTCCCGCCCGGCCTGAGCCTGATCTACCGATCGACTGACTCGGATGGAGCAACGAGAACGGCGCTC belongs to Halococcoides cellulosivorans and includes:
- a CDS encoding glycosyltransferase family 2 protein, producing the protein MSAVSVIIPTLDEADYIEESLDATLAQTVSDIEVIVVDGGSTDGTCEIVADHPDDRIILQENGDIVDSLNVGLEKASGRFVARVDADAVPDPTRFERQIELLERNPSVGLVGCFLRKKDPDTGATTLQREPVESAAIRRRLPLHNPIPHSTWMVRREVYETVGRYRSYRWEDYELLSRVIQQYEVRNLDAALVTEYDRPDSIIETTPTWRAILASAVCGLLVTARGSFSFIDRILFGLRIGVLAGRRFARIPVHTLSGLVPR
- a CDS encoding glycosyltransferase family 4 protein, giving the protein MKILQATHRYPPRTGGVETHVSEIATRLADRGHEVEVFSADAGRDVDSDAVVEGVRVRRFRSLAPGGAVHVAPQIALAVRRSNADVVHAHNYHSLPLAMAALGVRDVRFVVTLHYHGESASGLRDRLLSAYRPLGRWALGRADAVIAVSEWERGRLRTDFGVDATVIPNGIDVKRFAAAEPERRNRPYLLSVGRLEAYKGVQHVIRALEEVPEYDLVVAGTGPFRDDLEGIAREAGVDDRVDFLGYVDDDRLPGLYAGAAAYVTLSEFEAYGMTVGEALAAGTPCVTTTHGGLGGWSDQEGVVTVETATTAAIGAAVERAIGRPVAPTDLPGWGDVVDAVETCYQAPTGN
- a CDS encoding sulfatase; the encoded protein is MTDTRSVLFVTVDCLRADHTGCYGYDRPTTPAIDRFAADATLFEHSYANAAHTRWAMQALHTGYCPHAIDGLGIPEGATTLAERFQAAGWATGGFANNGFVSREYNYHQGFDRYDGVAEFAATKPLIKRLGDQVDRHLDSRVLRQYVYEPLVETLRSAESDGTEDGYREAVTDRDVVDAACDWIAQRQADGDPHFTWVHLMDAHTPYSRWDDHLEAIRGDTDVEHVVRPHDQITVGEEPPQAAIDAYDAGVRSADEQVGRLLDTVGDGTVVAITADHGESFGRYAPFHAGPVYSSLTQVPIIVRAPGLEPGRVDEYPVQHLDIAPTLLEAAGIDAPDSMAGDSLIDLDRESDAPVFFCVDGDDTEAVGIREGPWKYVEPEQGSPALYRVAHMGSEGEDVSDDHPEVHDRLVDALRDHEAELQSVDLGAGRASLSADRDDLSETVEQNLDQLGYIE
- a CDS encoding metal-dependent hydrolase, giving the protein MVDLLSHVLFAYAGVTVVSLAVDVSRAARTAALFGAIVPDVSKVGLFVDDDPLEALVGGSIEVLGWHTLLGVGLSIGIAGLLVGRRFRRTAIRWMAVGVTSHLLLDALLRTPTGTSSYALFWPVSGYRPPTPGLYLSGDPVVLVVAALAAGGAWSVRRHITRHR
- a CDS encoding glycosyltransferase family 4 protein; amino-acid sequence: MKVCTVAPAFNRHGGVPYVARNIVAELDDRGVENWVITDQEHEDDVRPELSDEVEIRTVRRSDRLFPLNIFAFAVRALPTLSELDEAHDFDLIHMHGNYITLPVLADLLGKVDTPLVETAHGTYLNEIRSFREYPSFDRKWKYCTGVYLDHLIQKYGTRFADHVHTVAERAVPELEEMGIDPDRVVAIPNGVDLTEFDRETPAENVRESYGLEDATVAVSVGSAIPRKGVHTLVDAAPALRERDAEAHIVHVGGHGHSGYADYLETRIQELGVEDVVTLTGRVPREELLGWFETCDVAVSAAYSEGCPINVLEAAASGSTVVATDVAGAPDVLGDLGIYAEPGDPEGLADAMADGFDADTGPALRQRIEEQFTWDRIVDRLFDRFEEWSE
- a CDS encoding glycosyltransferase family 2 protein, whose protein sequence is MVEFDDVSVVIPTVRESLVTPATVPDDAEVIVRRDEGLNVARNAGVRAASADWIVIADDDIEFPTATVAETLGRMDRQTLAGLRDFPPLRWVIGRLMIFHRDLWNRVGGFDERRHHGGDTDFAIRVEKEGGRVLQLERDVVPHYDEETGDTMVTRGHLEWTWYLLRRHPRVFGPVAAKLLANKLRPR
- a CDS encoding glycosyltransferase family 4 protein, whose product is MSLSEVCVVGYGLHPPWSEGTRVLTRDQMRALTDHAALDVRGISTIRPGDEPSPEFEMSYARESRLGDLVAALGGYRYNRDAVMFARLAWRVGRHLAREDPDVVHLGFASHSLFALVNDLVGDAAVVAQTFGGVEHGRLLNALDTPSRIDAYVSTTDADLEALEAMGVPSSNCHSLDPPVFLDRFGGVDRSTARAQFGLPEDAFVAGYFGNVNEARFPFEVAAALDAFAADEGVELFVVTKQIEDRDVRDLDNLTVHTGHLTDTEKRAAYAAADVWTFPFRELGVERTPVIDPPLTVLEAMATGRPVIASDTLSMADAVTDGENGFLVTPGVPDPIVERLRALRADPDACDRLGRAARRTIHEQYSPSAVADRLVEIYEIAQTHARD